In one window of Kosmotoga pacifica DNA:
- a CDS encoding carbohydrate ABC transporter permease, which yields MILRKARVRHLLMFILPAAFLIAVFVLYPTIRTITLSFVGEDGKLTLSNYKEVLTSRDIVDPRGFERGFPFGALIHNLMWIAIHLPLTTFLGLFLAVILRNIKGGAIIRSIIFLGMVMPMIVGGIMVRFMFDANVGVVNMVLGVFGIPIKTWTAYPESSLLALIFGSIWLWTGFSLILYSAGLETIPKSYYEAAQIDGASPVRMFFNITIPLLKPITVVVVTMTLLWELKIFDIVYVATMGGPGGASNVLALQMYMYGFREWNFGKAAVVAVLITLSTLIAAIPMIKSAGDEAE from the coding sequence GTGATTCTGCGGAAAGCGCGTGTTCGACACCTTTTGATGTTCATTCTACCAGCCGCTTTTCTCATTGCTGTCTTCGTTCTGTACCCAACGATCAGGACGATAACACTCAGCTTTGTGGGAGAAGATGGCAAGCTCACTCTCTCCAATTACAAAGAAGTTCTGACCAGCAGAGACATCGTCGATCCGAGAGGATTCGAAAGAGGTTTCCCTTTTGGAGCACTGATACACAATCTGATGTGGATAGCTATTCACCTTCCTCTTACTACCTTTCTGGGATTGTTCCTCGCTGTCATACTGAGAAATATTAAAGGAGGAGCCATAATAAGATCAATAATCTTTTTAGGAATGGTTATGCCGATGATAGTTGGAGGGATTATGGTCAGGTTTATGTTCGATGCAAATGTTGGTGTTGTGAATATGGTTCTTGGTGTCTTTGGTATACCAATAAAGACCTGGACAGCCTATCCTGAATCATCGTTGTTGGCCTTGATATTCGGCTCTATATGGCTGTGGACAGGATTCAGTTTGATTTTATATTCTGCTGGTCTGGAAACCATTCCGAAATCTTACTACGAAGCTGCTCAGATAGATGGTGCCTCTCCGGTAAGAATGTTCTTCAACATCACTATACCCCTTTTAAAGCCAATTACCGTTGTTGTTGTAACTATGACACTTCTTTGGGAGTTGAAAATATTTGACATCGTGTATGTGGCTACCATGGGAGGGCCTGGCGGAGCTTCGAATGTTCTCGCACTGCAAATGTATATGTATGGTTTCCGTGAATGGAATTTTGGCAAGGCTGCTGTTGTCGCCGTCCTTATAACACTTTCTACCCTTATAGCTGCGATACCTATGATTAAATCGGCTGGAGATGAGGCAGAATGA
- a CDS encoding glycosyltransferase, producing the protein MLDVKTTYKSFENYAQFISTTDYDEIRELSQELEGLRVLHINATAYGGGVAEILHTLVPLMQDIGLKVEWKVIEGTQEFFEFTKRMHNALQGKEDNLTEADRNLFYEITKKNSDVVFNDYDVIVIHDPQPVALPKFVDNRGSVKLVWRCHIDTSTPNQQFINFIDSFMDYYDAGIFTLKRYAGQLKVKRLYEIPPSIDPLSDKNRELTDEELKEAINKLKIDPSKPVITQVSRFDPWKDPKGVVDVYRSLKVKYPDLQLLLIGSMATDDPEGWEIYEDLLRYVGMDYDIRVLSNLNGIGNIEVNAAQKISQVVLQKSLREGFALTVSEALWKGTPVVGGNVGGIPLQIEHENNGYLVNNIEEAIRYTDNLLADADLRKRMGLEGKEIVRSKFLITRHLKDYLKLFRDMVK; encoded by the coding sequence ATGCTTGACGTGAAAACCACTTACAAGAGTTTTGAAAATTACGCTCAGTTCATTTCCACAACTGACTATGACGAAATCAGAGAACTATCACAGGAACTGGAAGGCCTGAGGGTTCTCCACATCAATGCGACTGCTTATGGCGGCGGTGTTGCTGAAATATTGCACACACTTGTTCCACTGATGCAGGACATAGGACTGAAAGTGGAATGGAAGGTAATCGAAGGAACTCAAGAATTCTTCGAATTCACCAAACGAATGCACAATGCGCTTCAGGGTAAGGAAGATAACTTAACCGAAGCAGATAGAAATTTGTTCTATGAAATAACTAAGAAGAATTCTGATGTGGTATTCAACGATTATGATGTAATTGTGATTCACGATCCTCAACCGGTGGCATTGCCAAAATTCGTAGATAATAGAGGCAGTGTAAAACTAGTGTGGAGATGTCACATCGACACTTCCACTCCAAACCAACAGTTCATCAACTTCATAGACTCCTTCATGGACTACTATGATGCAGGCATATTTACTCTGAAGAGATACGCGGGTCAACTAAAGGTTAAAAGGCTGTATGAAATTCCCCCTTCCATTGACCCCTTAAGTGACAAGAACCGCGAGCTTACAGATGAAGAACTCAAAGAAGCGATTAACAAACTCAAGATCGATCCATCCAAGCCGGTAATCACGCAAGTATCTAGGTTTGACCCATGGAAAGATCCGAAAGGTGTCGTGGATGTTTACAGAAGCCTTAAAGTGAAATACCCCGATCTACAACTCTTACTCATTGGTTCAATGGCTACTGATGATCCTGAAGGCTGGGAGATTTACGAGGACCTTCTCAGATACGTTGGAATGGATTACGATATTAGAGTGCTATCAAATCTCAATGGAATCGGCAACATTGAGGTAAATGCCGCTCAGAAAATCAGTCAGGTAGTCCTGCAAAAATCTCTTCGCGAAGGATTTGCCCTTACGGTGAGTGAAGCTTTATGGAAGGGTACGCCAGTAGTTGGTGGTAACGTAGGAGGCATACCTCTCCAGATAGAACATGAAAACAATGGTTACCTGGTTAATAATATCGAAGAAGCCATCCGATACACCGACAATTTATTAGCTGATGCTGACCTCCGCAAGAGAATGGGACTTGAAGGCAAGGAAATCGTAAGATCAAAATTTCTCATAACCCGACACCTGAAAGATTATCTTAAGCTGTTCAGAGATATGGTAAAATAA
- a CDS encoding deoxynucleoside kinase yields MDCKIIVFAGNVGAGKSTLARAVGKQLGFEIFYESVVDNPFLEDFYYDQKKWAYHLQTYFLVHRFSIIKEAEIRKINAVFDRSIYEDAAIFARNLYETGKMGKREFETYIHMFNSMMRYIRHPDLLVYVDADVDTILSRIRRRGRQMELEVPIAYWQQLDNLYKKWIKEYDFSPIYTIDATKIDIVSNPDQINDVVNDIRDILGI; encoded by the coding sequence ATGGATTGTAAGATTATTGTATTTGCCGGTAACGTTGGTGCTGGGAAGTCTACATTGGCACGAGCGGTTGGAAAGCAACTGGGTTTTGAAATATTTTACGAATCTGTCGTGGACAATCCTTTTTTAGAAGATTTCTATTATGACCAAAAGAAGTGGGCGTATCACCTTCAAACTTATTTTCTCGTTCATCGATTCTCCATAATAAAAGAAGCCGAAATACGGAAGATAAACGCGGTCTTCGACAGGTCTATCTATGAAGACGCTGCGATATTTGCACGTAACCTCTATGAAACAGGGAAAATGGGAAAAAGAGAATTTGAAACATATATCCACATGTTCAACTCAATGATGAGGTACATCAGGCACCCTGACCTGCTTGTTTACGTTGATGCCGATGTTGATACAATACTTTCACGAATCAGGCGCAGAGGACGCCAAATGGAACTGGAAGTTCCCATCGCTTACTGGCAGCAGCTGGATAATCTCTACAAAAAATGGATAAAAGAGTACGACTTCTCTCCTATTTATACAATCGATGCAACGAAAATAGATATCGTCTCAAATCCTGATCAGATTAACGACGTGGTGAACGACATAAGAGATATTCTGGGTATATAA
- a CDS encoding Glu/Leu/Phe/Val family dehydrogenase: MKMSLYETAVSQFNKAAKVLGIPDDYAEILRRPKRSLIVEFPVQMDDGSVRVFTGFRVQHNTARGPAKGGIRYHANTNLDEVKALAFWMTWKTAVMNLPYGGAKGGIRVDPKKLSWKELERLSRRYFSEIQIIIGPQNDIPAPDVNTNSDVMAWYMDTYSMNVGYTSLGVVTGKPVDLGGSKGREEATGRGVKVCVGRACKDIGVDPSKATIVVQGFGNVGQYSALLSQKELGSRVIAVSDSKGGIFNPQGLDIKALIEHKSKYGRVDTFSDGKKISREDIFSIKADVLIPAALENSITAENANLINVKAIIEGANGPVTPEADEILRSKGVLVVPDILANAGGVTVSYFEWVQDLQAFFWKIEQIRESLEMMMNEAYTETKEIAKKYDVEMRTAAYILAINRVLYAIQKRGLYP; the protein is encoded by the coding sequence ATGAAAATGAGCCTTTACGAAACTGCTGTTTCTCAATTCAATAAGGCCGCTAAAGTTCTTGGCATACCAGATGATTACGCAGAAATCCTGAGACGGCCAAAGAGGTCTCTCATCGTAGAATTCCCGGTACAAATGGATGACGGTTCAGTCAGGGTATTTACGGGATTTAGGGTTCAGCACAACACTGCACGTGGACCGGCAAAAGGAGGTATAAGGTATCACGCTAATACCAATCTTGACGAAGTTAAGGCCCTGGCTTTCTGGATGACATGGAAAACAGCCGTAATGAACCTGCCTTATGGAGGCGCAAAAGGTGGGATCAGGGTGGATCCTAAAAAACTCAGTTGGAAGGAGCTCGAAAGACTGTCCCGTAGGTATTTCTCAGAGATTCAAATTATTATTGGTCCACAAAACGACATCCCTGCTCCTGATGTCAATACGAACTCCGATGTCATGGCCTGGTACATGGATACCTACAGCATGAATGTGGGTTATACTTCTTTAGGGGTGGTTACAGGCAAACCCGTGGATCTAGGGGGATCAAAAGGAAGAGAAGAAGCAACAGGTAGAGGTGTGAAAGTTTGCGTGGGTCGGGCCTGTAAAGACATTGGAGTTGATCCTTCAAAGGCTACCATCGTTGTTCAGGGATTTGGTAATGTCGGGCAATATTCAGCTCTTCTCAGTCAGAAAGAACTCGGTTCCAGAGTGATAGCGGTCAGCGATAGTAAGGGTGGAATATTTAATCCCCAAGGGCTTGATATCAAAGCATTGATAGAGCACAAATCAAAATACGGTAGAGTAGACACTTTTTCAGATGGAAAGAAAATAAGCCGTGAAGATATCTTCTCTATCAAGGCGGATGTTCTTATTCCAGCAGCACTTGAGAATTCGATTACTGCCGAGAATGCCAATCTGATAAATGTAAAAGCCATAATCGAAGGGGCAAATGGGCCTGTCACACCTGAAGCGGACGAGATTTTGAGATCAAAGGGAGTGCTTGTTGTTCCGGATATCTTAGCAAATGCTGGTGGTGTAACAGTTTCTTATTTTGAATGGGTTCAAGACTTACAGGCATTCTTCTGGAAGATCGAGCAAATAAGAGAGAGTCTCGAAATGATGATGAATGAGGCATATACTGAAACCAAAGAGATAGCTAAAAAATATGATGTAGAAATGAGAACAGCAGCATATATTCTTGCCATAAATAGAGTCCTTTATGCTATTCAGAAACGAGGGCTCTATCCATGA
- a CDS encoding extracellular solute-binding protein: MKKLLVLFVILISVLTIAKITVIIPWSGAELDKFIPVITAFTEKTGIEVDYKIYRAEDLANILPAQFAARKAPGDVIFMWTSFLAKNTVNAVELSDVVHPSNYLSGALDNVTFNGKLYGFAYTAKVKPGFWYRKSFFEKYGLTPPKTWEEFVLLLKYLKQIPGLKAPIASGDGVGWPLSDITEHFLITFGGPELQKDLIEGNISWRSHTVRKAMEKLTYLLKEGFFSEPIEWTTVLKQWWNGEYGLYFMGSWITGMVDDPEDLGVFSLPGNEGLVFGIDFAFIPKYTKNLDEAKEFVAFLSSAEGQSVQVAQGGHIATVLGVPETDYPPVDREVAKLLVGVQSLNDLDDSIGGIWQPTFWDQLKLLWVRPERLDDVLEALDEKMPK; this comes from the coding sequence GTGAAGAAGTTACTAGTTTTGTTCGTAATTCTAATATCGGTACTGACCATTGCTAAAATCACCGTTATCATACCCTGGTCTGGTGCTGAACTGGACAAGTTCATTCCGGTAATAACAGCTTTCACGGAAAAGACAGGTATCGAAGTTGATTACAAAATTTATCGTGCAGAAGATCTTGCAAATATCCTTCCTGCACAATTTGCCGCCAGGAAGGCGCCTGGGGATGTCATATTTATGTGGACATCATTCCTCGCGAAAAACACAGTGAATGCTGTTGAACTCTCAGATGTCGTTCATCCTTCTAACTATTTGTCCGGTGCCCTTGACAATGTTACATTCAATGGAAAACTCTATGGTTTTGCCTACACAGCAAAAGTAAAACCCGGATTCTGGTATAGGAAATCTTTCTTTGAGAAATATGGTCTCACACCACCAAAGACCTGGGAAGAGTTCGTTCTCCTTCTCAAATACCTGAAACAGATCCCCGGCTTGAAAGCTCCAATTGCCAGTGGAGATGGTGTGGGTTGGCCACTTTCTGACATTACAGAGCACTTTCTGATCACATTCGGTGGCCCCGAGCTCCAGAAAGACCTGATAGAAGGAAATATTAGCTGGCGAAGCCATACGGTCAGGAAAGCAATGGAAAAACTCACTTATCTCCTGAAAGAAGGATTCTTTAGTGAACCGATTGAGTGGACGACCGTTTTGAAGCAGTGGTGGAATGGCGAGTACGGGCTCTACTTTATGGGAAGCTGGATAACAGGTATGGTCGATGATCCGGAGGATCTGGGCGTATTTAGTCTGCCTGGAAACGAAGGCCTGGTTTTTGGTATTGACTTTGCCTTTATACCTAAGTACACCAAAAACCTGGATGAAGCCAAGGAATTCGTGGCCTTCTTGTCAAGCGCCGAAGGTCAATCAGTTCAGGTTGCTCAGGGTGGCCATATCGCAACTGTTCTCGGAGTTCCCGAAACAGATTATCCTCCTGTTGACAGGGAAGTTGCAAAACTCCTTGTTGGAGTGCAGTCCCTGAATGATCTCGATGATTCCATCGGAGGAATCTGGCAGCCCACCTTCTGGGATCAGCTGAAACTTCTCTGGGTCAGGCCAGAAAGACTTGACGACGTTCTTGAAGCACTCGATGAAAAGATGCCAAAATAA
- a CDS encoding ROK family protein: MRVDEIRWDNLTRLLEQVFVEKEVPRSALAKKVGVRNSTLSYLLDSLKKLGMVKVKNIPSGRGRPNQWISLDPEYGNVMGIKIGRESLKATVFDFSLSEVETIVIPFDGIEDLGSHITQELRKLFLNYRPLTLGFAISGTIDLKKGEIFDSPILKLKEFKFQEALKSRGIDFLLCNDVDALHVGQMLESGIFDRPSLTVTFGVGIGASFFDGEDILTSGDGKTIFELGHMTYDPEGEPCYCGRRGCLETVASEYSLIDDRPPIKEFIEHFGEYREIITQIRKLAARGENRENYQPVLKKLSQSIANISLLLRPSLVWIGGEGLVSNWIFEDIKAEMIAQIPEDWGYFPEVRKIGSAQGWQRGAAFLALRHYIRKKLKK, translated from the coding sequence GTGAGAGTAGATGAGATCAGGTGGGATAATCTAACGAGATTGCTGGAACAGGTATTTGTGGAAAAAGAGGTACCGAGGAGTGCTTTAGCGAAAAAAGTAGGAGTGAGAAATTCCACCCTCAGTTATTTATTGGATAGTCTGAAAAAGTTGGGTATGGTAAAGGTAAAAAATATTCCTTCGGGCCGCGGGAGGCCAAATCAGTGGATTTCCCTTGACCCTGAATATGGTAATGTGATGGGTATCAAGATTGGGCGTGAGTCCTTAAAAGCCACTGTTTTTGATTTCTCTCTCTCTGAAGTTGAAACGATTGTTATTCCATTTGATGGCATTGAGGATCTTGGATCGCATATCACGCAGGAGCTCAGAAAATTGTTTCTCAACTACAGACCTTTAACTCTGGGATTTGCTATCTCAGGAACGATAGATCTTAAGAAAGGAGAGATTTTCGATTCTCCTATTTTGAAGCTGAAAGAATTCAAATTTCAAGAAGCACTGAAGTCAAGGGGAATAGACTTTCTCCTGTGTAATGATGTGGATGCTTTACATGTCGGGCAAATGTTGGAATCCGGTATTTTCGATCGCCCTTCTCTAACTGTCACTTTTGGTGTGGGTATAGGGGCTTCTTTTTTTGACGGAGAGGATATCCTGACGAGCGGTGATGGAAAAACGATCTTTGAACTCGGACATATGACATACGATCCCGAAGGAGAACCGTGTTATTGTGGCAGGAGAGGGTGCCTCGAGACCGTTGCTTCTGAATACTCTTTGATCGATGATAGACCTCCAATCAAGGAATTCATTGAACATTTTGGAGAATATAGAGAAATAATTACACAGATAAGAAAACTGGCGGCGAGAGGTGAAAATAGGGAAAATTATCAACCGGTGCTGAAAAAACTCAGTCAATCGATCGCGAATATATCTTTACTCCTCAGACCCTCGCTTGTATGGATAGGTGGCGAAGGGCTCGTTTCAAACTGGATTTTTGAGGATATCAAAGCCGAAATGATTGCTCAAATTCCTGAAGATTGGGGATATTTCCCTGAAGTAAGAAAGATAGGATCAGCGCAAGGATGGCAAAGAGGAGCCGCTTTCCTTGCGCTTAGACATTATATTAGGAAGAAATTGAAAAAGTAA
- a CDS encoding BMP family ABC transporter substrate-binding protein, producing MKKFAVLFVVLLMAFSVFGKFNVGILIPGEIGGNPIYELVASGAQKAERAGIRVKLVEGGYNPGKWEPLLRSMAASKRYDLIITLTEGMPESVKKVATEFPGQKFALVDGVLDISMNNVYSIGFYDEEMAFLAGIFAGLVTRSELLGANPELVVGLIAGDTYPAMMNKMKPAYESGVRLVTPNARVIFSVAGSWADPTKGRELASKQFDEGVDIILSIAGGTGIGVIDEAARRNAYVIGVDSNIIGFKPGTILACSLKHVDSVVYDIIMKASKDQLAFGQNLRAGISEGVIDFTFDDENYEKYVPKWIQEVMRAYYILLKYSLIKPLEE from the coding sequence ATGAAAAAGTTTGCAGTTCTTTTTGTTGTATTACTGATGGCATTTAGTGTTTTTGGGAAATTCAATGTCGGGATACTCATCCCAGGTGAAATTGGGGGTAACCCGATCTATGAACTTGTCGCCTCCGGTGCCCAAAAAGCTGAGAGGGCCGGAATAAGAGTAAAACTCGTTGAAGGGGGCTACAATCCCGGAAAGTGGGAACCTCTACTGAGATCAATGGCGGCATCGAAGAGGTATGATCTGATCATTACGCTTACTGAAGGCATGCCTGAATCTGTGAAAAAGGTAGCAACTGAATTCCCGGGTCAAAAATTTGCTCTTGTAGATGGGGTTCTCGATATATCAATGAACAACGTTTATTCCATTGGATTTTACGATGAAGAGATGGCTTTTTTGGCCGGGATATTTGCAGGGTTAGTCACACGTTCGGAACTCCTTGGTGCAAATCCGGAACTCGTCGTTGGATTAATCGCTGGAGATACGTATCCGGCGATGATGAATAAGATGAAACCAGCCTATGAAAGTGGTGTGAGGCTCGTAACACCTAACGCGAGGGTGATTTTCAGTGTTGCTGGCAGCTGGGCTGATCCGACCAAGGGAAGAGAATTGGCTTCAAAACAGTTCGACGAAGGTGTTGATATAATTCTTTCGATCGCCGGAGGTACTGGTATTGGCGTTATCGATGAGGCTGCTAGGAGAAATGCATATGTAATTGGCGTGGACTCTAATATAATCGGATTCAAGCCAGGAACCATTCTGGCTTGTTCGTTGAAGCATGTTGACTCGGTGGTCTATGATATCATCATGAAAGCGAGTAAAGATCAACTCGCGTTCGGTCAAAACTTACGTGCAGGCATCAGCGAAGGTGTTATTGATTTTACCTTCGATGACGAGAATTACGAAAAATATGTACCTAAATGGATTCAGGAGGTAATGAGAGCCTATTACATCCTTCTCAAGTATTCATTGATTAAGCCATTGGAGGAATAA
- a CDS encoding TetR/AcrR family transcriptional regulator, whose protein sequence is MKKRMSTREKILMAARKAFAEKGHDGVSMSEIASNAGVKKALIYYYFPSKEDLYYEVWRYSLDELEEHIFREVENENVYVKKIKRLLKAYVDFVTNKKEIIKIIQREKENLTRKDQEMWKKVHKRYIEFRDKISGLIEMGKSDKKILEVVDSEVAAELILNGLNATVDPDKLNGIREIIWRGLINSDNEKAGD, encoded by the coding sequence GTGAAAAAGAGAATGAGCACAAGAGAAAAAATCTTAATGGCGGCCCGGAAGGCTTTCGCTGAGAAAGGGCACGATGGTGTAAGTATGTCCGAAATAGCCAGTAATGCCGGGGTAAAAAAGGCGCTGATATACTACTATTTTCCCAGTAAGGAAGACCTCTATTATGAAGTCTGGCGCTATTCGCTGGATGAGCTTGAAGAACATATATTCAGAGAAGTTGAAAATGAGAACGTGTACGTAAAAAAAATAAAGAGACTTCTGAAAGCTTATGTAGATTTTGTGACGAACAAAAAAGAGATAATAAAAATCATCCAGCGTGAAAAGGAAAACCTGACTCGAAAAGATCAGGAAATGTGGAAAAAAGTTCATAAAAGGTATATTGAATTCAGAGATAAAATTTCTGGTCTTATCGAGATGGGGAAGAGCGACAAAAAAATTTTAGAAGTTGTGGACTCAGAGGTTGCAGCCGAACTAATACTGAATGGATTGAATGCAACAGTTGACCCCGATAAGCTTAACGGAATAAGAGAAATCATCTGGAGAGGCCTGATAAACAGTGATAACGAAAAAGCCGGGGATTAA
- a CDS encoding MurR/RpiR family transcriptional regulator, whose protein sequence is MEKSFVNQFNEKLSSLTQIEEKIARFMLEDPENSVKMSVQALAAKCGVVPSTVIKMCKKLGFNGFSELKLTLASEMNLAMARNVNLDDVHEAFGDYSGFVVELIGAELNHLDKSELERASTFVSNARYVDIYSFGFDSIEALDLYHKLVLIGKRVQHIENGYMQMISASRLEGEDVVIAISSTGTSKDLLDAVRHAKRFGATIISIAPESSLLSGEADVVLNTYFEKLILRDGGIATRIVQSFVVDELFMRILEKDEKSKHYYEKFKEVLDLKRR, encoded by the coding sequence ATGGAAAAGAGCTTTGTTAATCAATTCAACGAAAAACTAAGCTCCCTCACGCAAATAGAGGAGAAAATAGCGCGCTTCATGCTCGAAGATCCGGAGAATTCCGTGAAAATGTCGGTTCAGGCTTTAGCCGCTAAATGTGGTGTTGTTCCTTCTACGGTGATTAAAATGTGTAAAAAACTAGGATTTAATGGTTTTTCGGAGCTAAAGCTGACCCTCGCATCAGAAATGAACCTCGCCATGGCTAGAAATGTAAACCTGGATGATGTGCATGAAGCTTTTGGTGATTATAGTGGTTTTGTAGTTGAACTCATTGGTGCTGAACTCAATCACCTCGATAAGTCTGAACTGGAAAGAGCTTCAACTTTTGTTAGTAACGCCAGATATGTTGATATCTACTCATTTGGTTTTGATTCCATCGAGGCTCTTGATCTCTACCATAAACTAGTTCTCATTGGTAAGAGAGTACAACATATTGAGAATGGATACATGCAAATGATATCGGCTTCCCGCCTCGAAGGAGAAGACGTTGTTATCGCGATTTCCAGTACAGGAACATCTAAAGATTTACTGGATGCTGTCAGACATGCGAAACGTTTTGGCGCAACAATTATCTCTATCGCACCTGAAAGCTCTTTGCTCTCAGGAGAAGCCGATGTTGTGCTGAACACTTATTTTGAGAAACTCATCTTGAGGGACGGTGGAATAGCGACGAGGATCGTTCAATCCTTTGTAGTGGATGAGTTGTTTATGCGAATACTTGAAAAAGATGAAAAGAGTAAGCACTATTACGAGAAATTTAAAGAGGTTTTGGATTTAAAAAGACGTTGA
- a CDS encoding carbohydrate ABC transporter permease has product MTKRKLGIRIALNVFAWLVGLVWILPVIGILMTAIRPFDEVINGWWHFEEFTPTFSNFFKALNHPTAPLFVGLKNSIIIALPATILPLFIATLAGYGLSRYNFPLRKGFIIAVVLTLTLPQQMIAVPIFQMMSDLGLVDSYLGLILLHTAWGTPWITFFMRNYFKTMPISIEEAARIDGASDFQIFYRVVLPNIFPAVASASALQFTWVWSDFFLALILIYSPDKLLMTQRVPLMRGVYHVDWGLLSAASIMVMIVPILIYLLLQRYYVKGMVGWTIK; this is encoded by the coding sequence ATGACAAAGAGAAAATTGGGAATTAGGATCGCTTTGAATGTTTTTGCATGGCTTGTAGGTCTGGTGTGGATCTTACCGGTGATAGGTATATTGATGACGGCTATAAGACCGTTTGATGAAGTAATCAATGGCTGGTGGCACTTCGAGGAATTCACTCCCACTTTCAGCAATTTTTTCAAAGCTCTCAATCATCCCACAGCTCCCTTGTTTGTGGGACTGAAAAACTCAATCATCATAGCTTTACCCGCTACTATACTGCCACTGTTTATAGCTACGCTTGCGGGTTATGGGTTGTCTAGATATAATTTTCCACTCAGAAAGGGCTTCATAATCGCTGTAGTCCTTACACTGACATTGCCACAACAAATGATAGCTGTTCCCATCTTTCAGATGATGAGCGATCTGGGGCTTGTAGACAGTTATCTGGGACTGATTTTGTTGCATACCGCATGGGGAACACCGTGGATCACCTTTTTTATGAGAAATTACTTTAAGACTATGCCCATATCTATTGAAGAAGCGGCACGTATCGATGGTGCGAGTGATTTCCAGATATTTTACCGCGTTGTCCTGCCTAATATCTTCCCCGCTGTGGCGTCAGCTTCTGCCCTTCAATTCACGTGGGTCTGGAGTGACTTCTTCCTCGCTCTGATCCTCATCTATTCTCCTGATAAGCTTCTGATGACTCAACGTGTACCGTTAATGCGCGGAGTTTATCATGTTGATTGGGGGCTCCTTTCTGCTGCATCTATAATGGTTATGATCGTACCCATCTTGATTTATTTGCTACTTCAGCGATATTATGTTAAAGGTATGGTAGGTTGGACCATAAAATGA
- a CDS encoding S66 peptidase family protein — MKRVIPLVFIFLVLFSFVRLSAVKEYKLVPKRDKNTTMRVAFVSSPARFPDQILLSRGIKMMESKNLKVIKGRSCSVYLSDQEKARELEEAFANPEVDFIIASRGGHGSFRLLEYLDWERIKQNPKPIVGYSDITALLLAIHFKTGIITYHGPMVTVELDNDEKSLENMLAVLNGEKVIHFAGEREAIVPGKMTGRLIVGNLSLFKTLQGTEYFGSLKDAILVLEDVGESRESIERMVWGIANLEEYEELRGIIFAGFTNIRNADFEEIIEILKSLFSDSPFPVWIGLPVFHGDFPKLTLPVGAWVSIDMEKGVIEILDDPLLNN, encoded by the coding sequence ATGAAGAGAGTTATTCCCCTAGTATTCATTTTTCTTGTTTTATTTTCATTTGTCAGACTTTCAGCGGTTAAGGAATACAAGCTGGTTCCAAAGCGTGATAAAAACACCACAATGCGAGTTGCTTTCGTATCTTCTCCAGCAAGATTCCCGGATCAGATTCTACTCAGCCGGGGAATCAAAATGATGGAATCTAAGAACCTCAAAGTTATAAAAGGTCGTAGCTGTTCTGTCTACCTATCGGACCAAGAAAAAGCCAGAGAACTGGAGGAAGCCTTTGCAAACCCAGAAGTCGACTTTATCATCGCCTCCAGAGGAGGACATGGTTCTTTCAGGTTACTTGAATATCTTGACTGGGAAAGAATAAAACAGAACCCAAAACCGATTGTCGGTTATAGTGACATAACGGCCCTTTTACTCGCAATACATTTTAAGACAGGAATAATCACATACCACGGTCCGATGGTAACTGTGGAACTCGATAACGATGAAAAGTCCCTTGAAAACATGCTGGCTGTTTTGAACGGAGAAAAAGTTATACATTTTGCTGGAGAGAGAGAAGCCATTGTTCCCGGTAAGATGACAGGCAGACTAATCGTCGGGAATCTTTCCCTTTTTAAGACGCTTCAGGGCACAGAGTATTTTGGGAGTTTGAAAGATGCGATATTGGTTCTGGAGGACGTAGGAGAATCTCGAGAGTCTATCGAGAGAATGGTCTGGGGAATCGCCAATCTCGAAGAATACGAAGAACTGAGGGGAATAATCTTCGCTGGATTCACCAATATTAGAAACGCTGACTTTGAAGAAATCATTGAGATATTGAAAAGTCTCTTCAGCGACTCACCATTCCCTGTATGGATCGGTCTCCCTGTTTTTCATGGCGATTTTCCAAAATTGACCCTACCTGTTGGTGCCTGGGTTAGTATAGATATGGAAAAAGGGGTCATCGAAATCCTCGATGACCCCCTCTTGAATAACTGA